The following are encoded together in the Phoenix dactylifera cultivar Barhee BC4 unplaced genomic scaffold, palm_55x_up_171113_PBpolish2nd_filt_p 000144F, whole genome shotgun sequence genome:
- the LOC103724001 gene encoding probable sulfate transporter 4.2, with protein sequence MKELSLFELMHQSILQMLVTSGTGYKNIKTQYGLEAEKVYFVIIKVWIAAVPYIDCSAVQALKDLHQEYKSQEIQIAISNPN encoded by the exons ATGAAGGAATTGTCATTGTTTGAATTGATGCACCAATCTATTTTGCAAATGTTAGTTACATCAGGGACAG GCTACAAGAATATCAAAACACAGTATGGATTAGAAGCCGAAAAGGTTTATTTCGTGATCATCAAAGTATGGATTGCAGCTGTTCCTTATATTGACTGTAGTGCTGTTCAAGCTCTCAAGGACCTGCATCAGGAGTACAAATCACAAGAAATCCAG ATTGCAATATCCAATCCAAACTGA